The Ignavibacteria bacterium genome has a segment encoding these proteins:
- a CDS encoding DUF2231 domain-containing protein: protein MEFLSALHPKVVHFPIALLLVYVLFEILFFFFKKELFSIAANYLLVFGVLGSIAAVLTGNAASQSAELLFENEGIRIPLGLISDHQSYASITQWLFTVILFVRLFTTLKNKFKGWIQIIILVASLVGSYFIYQTGEHGGELVYKYGVGTEIIKTK from the coding sequence ATGGAATTTCTGTCAGCACTTCATCCAAAAGTTGTCCACTTCCCAATAGCACTACTGCTAGTGTATGTCTTATTCGAAATTTTATTCTTCTTTTTCAAGAAGGAACTGTTTTCTATAGCCGCAAATTATTTGTTAGTGTTTGGTGTTCTTGGCTCCATCGCTGCAGTTCTCACAGGCAATGCTGCCTCTCAATCTGCTGAATTGCTGTTTGAAAATGAAGGGATTCGTATTCCGCTTGGCTTGATTTCCGATCATCAATCTTATGCTTCAATCACTCAATGGCTCTTTACAGTAATTTTGTTTGTCCGTTTATTTACAACATTGAAAAATAAATTCAAGGGATGGATTCAAATTATTATTCTAGTAGCTTCTCTCGTTGGTTCATATTTTATTTATCAGACAGGTGAGCATGGCGGTGAATTGGTTTATAAATATGGTGTTGGAACAGAAATTATAAAAACCAAGTAG